A single window of Bacteroidota bacterium DNA harbors:
- the gldA gene encoding gliding motility-associated ABC transporter ATP-binding subunit GldA produces MSIVVNNITKLYGEQKALNNVSFTVNTGEIVGFLGPNGAGKSTMMKIITCYIPPTHGAVKVCGFDILEQSLEVKKQIGYLPEHNPLYLDMYVKEFLEFVGGLYKVDNIKKRVAEMIELTGLQVEQKKKIGALSKGYRQRVGLAQAIIHDPKVLIMDEPTTGLDPNQLEEIRGLIKTLGKEKTVMLSTHIMQEVEAVCDKVIIINKGEIVANESTQNLQKNTSKQVYTVEFDASVSKNSLKTISGVREVEQISENTWKISSTEDRDIRKEIFDFAVQNKLSVLTLNKEEQKLEDVFKQLTK; encoded by the coding sequence ATGTCAATAGTTGTTAATAATATCACCAAGTTATACGGCGAGCAAAAGGCTCTCAATAACGTATCATTTACCGTGAATACCGGTGAAATTGTTGGATTTCTTGGTCCGAATGGCGCCGGAAAGAGTACCATGATGAAAATTATTACCTGTTATATTCCGCCCACACACGGTGCAGTTAAAGTTTGTGGTTTTGATATCCTGGAGCAAAGCTTGGAAGTAAAAAAGCAAATTGGCTATTTACCGGAGCATAACCCACTTTACCTCGATATGTATGTAAAGGAATTTTTGGAATTTGTAGGCGGACTTTACAAAGTGGATAATATCAAAAAACGCGTGGCCGAAATGATTGAACTCACCGGCTTACAGGTGGAACAAAAGAAAAAAATCGGTGCTTTGTCAAAAGGTTACCGTCAGCGTGTTGGTTTAGCGCAAGCGATTATTCACGACCCAAAAGTGTTGATTATGGATGAGCCTACTACAGGATTAGACCCGAATCAATTGGAAGAAATCAGAGGGTTGATTAAAACTTTGGGCAAGGAAAAGACCGTTATGTTGAGCACACATATTATGCAGGAAGTAGAAGCTGTTTGTGATAAAGTCATCATCATTAACAAAGGAGAAATTGTTGCTAACGAAAGCACACAAAATTTACAGAAGAACACAAGCAAACAAGTTTATACAGTAGAGTTTGACGCAAGTGTTTCAAAAAATAGTTTAAAGACAATTAGTGGTGTTAGAGAAGTTGAACAAATTTCGGAGAACACCTGGAAGATAAGTTCAACTGAAGATAGAGACATCCGTAAAGAAATTTTCGACTTCGCGGTTCAGAATAAATTATCTGTACTTACACTTAATAAGGAAGAACAAAAGCTGGAAGATGTGTTTAAGCAGCTGACGAAGTAG
- the rsgA gene encoding ribosome small subunit-dependent GTPase A codes for MIGILTKSTGSRYLVRLPNGEIIDCVLKGKIRLDGRKTTNPVAVGDVVDVESDENGDYVIANIHPRKNYIIRKSINLSKQAQILASNLDQAMLVVTLVAPRTSLGFIDRFLITAEAYSIPAILVFNKSDVLDEELLGLQQEIISIYENAGYKCIVVSSLKKQNLDEVKDLLKDKTTLISGHSGVGKSTLINAIEPRLDLKTGDISSVHLKGMHTTTFAELHPLSFGGFIIDTPGIKELGLVEMKKEEVGHYFPEIRKVMNNCKFNNCLHVNEPKCAVKEAVENGEISEERYHSYLGILNGEEMDWKEWELR; via the coding sequence ATGATTGGAATACTTACTAAATCCACCGGCAGTCGTTATCTCGTTAGACTTCCCAATGGCGAAATAATTGATTGTGTACTCAAGGGAAAAATACGTCTCGACGGACGCAAAACAACCAATCCGGTGGCTGTAGGTGATGTAGTGGATGTGGAAAGTGATGAAAATGGCGATTATGTGATTGCCAACATTCACCCGCGAAAAAATTACATCATCCGTAAGTCTATTAACCTTTCCAAACAAGCACAGATTTTAGCGAGTAATCTCGATCAGGCCATGCTGGTAGTTACCCTCGTAGCACCACGTACCAGTTTAGGATTTATTGACCGATTTTTAATCACCGCTGAAGCTTATTCCATTCCGGCTATTTTGGTGTTTAATAAATCAGATGTTTTAGATGAAGAATTACTGGGGCTTCAACAAGAGATAATTTCTATTTACGAAAATGCGGGTTACAAATGTATTGTAGTTAGTAGTTTGAAAAAACAAAACCTGGACGAAGTAAAAGATTTATTGAAAGATAAAACCACTCTTATTTCGGGACATTCCGGTGTAGGGAAATCCACTTTAATAAATGCAATTGAGCCCCGGCTCGATTTAAAAACCGGAGATATTTCATCGGTTCATTTAAAAGGAATGCATACCACTACTTTTGCTGAACTTCATCCCTTAAGTTTTGGAGGATTTATCATTGATACGCCCGGAATAAAAGAATTGGGTTTAGTGGAAATGAAGAAGGAGGAGGTAGGACATTACTTTCCTGAAATCAGAAAGGTGATGAATAATTGCAAATTCAATAATTGTTTACATGTGAATGAACCTAAATGCGCTGTTAAGGAGGCTGTAGAAAACGGTGAAATTTCCGAGGAGCGCTATCATAGTTATTTAGGAATTCTGAATGGTGAAGAAATGGATTGGAAAGAATGGGAGTTAAGGTAA